ttCGCGCTAATGGCTCTGGTATACACgtgcacactcatacacacacacacacacacatacacctcgACCCTTTCCCTCAGTTACACTCCTCCTACTGCTcgcatatttatatttacaccgactgaatatatttctatatttataatGGCTAATTGACCACAGAtgaatgatttgttttaaatttaggCTGTTGAGTTGTAAGTCAACCTGCTtgctttaaaacattatttttataggCACTGTAGTTTGGtttatacaattatattaatgcatgcaCGAATTTCATTTTTGGGTCTTGAGTTTCTGtattacaacaacaacacaaaaaaaatctgggcACCAAACCTGTTAAcaatgaagtgtttttttttttttttccttttaaaagtcCTTCATCATGTGTGCAAGCTTACTGTGCAGTGGAAGCTTACCCAGTAAGCAATGGAGAAACTACAGTGGTAGATCCAGAACATTTTGCCTGGAGTGGTCAAGGAGTGGCCATATCAAAGCACATCTTACTAACCGACAGTCTAAATGTCAAAAAATATTCTTTGACATATTGAACGTTTTAGCCTATATACTCAAATaaatcatattaattaatagttgGGTTAGAACTTAGAACGCTAGTTATGTGTGTGACTGGTTCTAAGAATTCACTGGTAAGTGAAGATACCATACTGGGTGTGTTTGTATAAATGCCTTCCACCTAAGTCACAAAGTGACATGCGTTGCAGTGTTTGTAATAAATACCACTATCATACAGTCATCTTTCACTGGAACCTTACTGCCAGGTTGGAGATCTGAAATACAAGGAATGCTACCAGTTATCTGGGGGTTTACAGAACCATATTTACATATGTAATAAGCGTTCCAATTTACCCCTCCTAGCTGACAGGggcagtgagaatcacctggataacTTAGCAGTGCAGGCTTCCTGAAGCAGCATGCATTTAATAATGTCCATCAGGAGACATTTTACAGTAGGGGCTTGGTGGTCATGTCCACCCAGAGATCCCCCTCCATGACAGATGAACAGTTGGCCTGAGGATCGGATGACCACCATCCAGTTTAAAGAGTACCATAGGGCACAATAAGGAATGCTTTGCAGACTGGCTTTCATGGAACACTGCAAGTAAATCTGTTGATGTTCAGATTGGGTGATATGACCTTGGGTAGAAATCCTGGGTCCAACCACAAGGTCACTTCACAGTCTTCTGGCCATCAACACAAGGTGAGCTTAGCACCAGAGTGTGCATTTCTCCTACTTTTTTAGTAGTGATTACTAGCAAAAAGGCACTTTTCAGAGAGACATCCATGTCAATTTGTTAGTTTGCGTATGCTCATAAGAAGTGGCATTAATGGACTCCAGCAAAAGGGGGAGAGCCCATGGTGGGCGTATGTGAAATTGTGGTGGATGACGGCAGCTCACTCCATTGAGAACGGTTGTAACAAGTTTATGAAAGGTAGCATTTTGGATACCAGATGCAGTCAATGATACACCATTCATGGAATAGCTTCCACCTTAGGGCATACTAGGCCTGTCTACTCGGGGCTCTTGTGTTGCAATGTTTCTTGGACTGCTACGTCCCACCCTTCACTTTGAGGCACAGATGACCTGGCTGAGGGTGCCAAATTTCTCCATCCATTTGGGACAGCAGCTCTGCTTGGAAAGGAACTACCTGGGTGTTCTGACCACTAGTGAAATCAATAGTGGAAACCAAGGTCTTTACCAGCAATCTCAGGGCCACAAGTAGTACTCTGTGGCCTAGTTGGTGAATTCTGTGCAATGTGGGAGGAATCAGTGGTAGAGGAGGACAAGCATATAGTAGATGGTGGGGCCAGTTGAGAACCACAATCAACAGTGGGTTTATTGGCATCGGGGGAGAGATTCACTTGTACCTTGCCAAACCTTTCCAAGATCTTGGATGGTGATGTCTCAGAAGAAAAAACTGATGGCCGAAAACGCATCCCGTCGCCAGCTTCTGCCCTTCACATGGACCCTTTAGTGATGAGAGGGGGAGCGGTTTAATGCCTGCCTTACAAACGGATGCCTGATATTCATTTTCTCTAGTGAcatatgaaaacaaaattaCAGGCTCATTTATAAACAAGTTCCCATAAATCATATGATGAAAATTGTCATGAATGAATAGCACTCATTCACCAAAATGAATGAACTGAGCAATGACATATACTGGGGTATTTCAGGAGTAGTCATGGCCACCCCTTAGCAATCACTTTAGTACTACTCTATCCATTGGGGAACAAgccaggggacaccctggatgggtgccaacccatcacagggcacaattgcacactacagacaattcggaaatgccaatcagcctagaacacatgtctttggactgggggaggaaacccccaaaccACATGCAagaacatacaaactccacGCACAGGGCCAaggcgggattcaaacccccaaccctggaggagcaagacaaacatgctaaccactaagctcGCTGTTTACAATATGTCATTGCTCAAAGCCTcagagctccactcttctgcacTGTACTCCAATTTAAGCACTGATTAAATGCTTGCATACTGTACTTTTGATTTGAAAGATCATTTATTTCACTTGTGTGTCTTTGGGGATTTTGTTCCATCTGTAGAAGGTAGGAGGTTCCCTAAAAAGGGAAATAAGCTTGGGATCATCCTGGAGGATTACGAAGATTTTACATATAATTGTAGCCACAGTTTTATTAATAGAATGATAAGTGAGCTCCAGACAAATTTTCTTAGCAGTGGATTGTTTCTAGGTCAGTGCATCTGGGGTAACACATGCCATGGCATCATCTATGACTTCCTTAGGAAATCCACTGTtgtaaaatatctttaaaatttTCTTGGAGGAAGtcacttttttctttgcagATGTGTCACAAGTCAAAAAAGTCTTGGAAGGTGATAGTAGAGAATGTAATTTTTGCAGTTTTGGGGATCTGAAGGGTTGTGTTTTAAGTCAAATTGAGGGACAGTATGAGTACTTGCATACACAGGCTGTACAATAACCTATTACATACACTCCTGTACATAAAAAatagcccaaaatggcaaatattaagcttttactggtcttaataacaaatcattggtcagaaaattagcaagaattaaacagatgcactcctgagagctcctgtgccaccatttgctagtttacttttgctgcagtgaacttttgggggaaaagctagaaacagggaaattcactgatatagtcttcttgtatgcaaaggtaaaatcatgctaatgattaaaatgtttgatgtagaATTCAGACTAAtgtgtctgggtgtacaaaattttccaaaaaaatcttctggggtgttttttttttttttttcttaaaagattagtcattatttggttatctgcctgATGCAGCTcctcaagggccacaaggcttaaacatttaaagaaatcaaagagaaaagctTCTCAAGCTTCTTCCttcatctatttgtttaattcttgctaatttcctgaccaatgatttttttaagccaattaaaagcttaatattatgccttttttccccccaggaATGTATATCATTAAGATTTTAGACCATTCTTcttggaaattctttttttttttataataaaaaaaagcttgcatAACTGAATACTGGATCATGTGCAGTATACTGATGATAAATTTGTTGATGATAAATAAAGCTTTGTTGGATCCCAAAGGGAAGCAGAATAACCGGAAGAGGAAGTGAGCTAGTACACAGTGCTAAAGATAAGACCAAAAATACAGCTTAAACtctggttttaatggaaaaacaGGACAGTCAAAACGACAAAAACGAATATTGTTGTGCTTCTGATAACGTTTTCTCGTTTAATTAAATCTCGACAAGCTGATACGGGCTAGCAGGGTAAGCTAGCCAGGCTAACAGAGGCTGATAAAGTTAGTGGTCACTGCGGCTCCGTCCCAAACCGAATATTCCTGTGAGGTAGCAGCAGGTAGCAGGGTGTTGTATTCAACTGGTGGACTATTTAGTGAGCTAGTGTTCGGTTTTGAATGTGACCTTATCCATATTCCGGGACTGGAAAACTTTAGTTTGTCCTTGGGGTAAACATGTCTGTTTCAGTGATGTGTAAATCTGGGCTCGGGTGTCGCCGGGCTTTTCAGACATTTCAGAAGCGTTTTATTATCGACATGTCCTATTCACATCACTTTATGGACTATAAACGCTCATCAATACCGAGCAGCATGAAGAAGATGATGGTAACCAAACGGAGCCCCAACTTCCGCCAAGCCGTTTCCGTGCAGACAGTTCCGGTTCCGACCCCGAGCGACCGCGAGCTGCTCATCCGGAACCGGTCAGTTCACTGGGCTTCAGTCAGCTTAGCATGTTAGCACCTGCTCACAAAGTACACTCAAGTACACAAACAAAATTCCAAGGACAAATGACAAAAGTTACAAATGTACAGGACCAGAACTTACTgccagcttttttttaaatcttctgacTGAACTTTTGTctcaaaacatttattcatacatcttcagtaaccattttatcttGGACAGGGTTGTGGTGaatattccaggaacactggtcatgagacaggaatacaccctgagcatgacaccatacacactcacacacaccttcacacactcattcacacagtttatcatagccagtccacctactggcatatttGGAAGgcgggaggaaactggagaacccggaggaaacccgcACAGACACTGAGAGAACATGCAGAAGTCTACAcaggctatgtttacatgcacgtCAGTATTCccatattaatcagaatttggcaatgtTCTAATTAGTATCACGTCATGTAAACGCTGCAGTCCGTTTGGAAATTTGGCAATGTTCTAGTTAGTATTGAGTCACGTAAACGCTGCAGTCCGATTGGAAATTTGGCAATATTCGAATGAGTATTGTGTCACCTAAATGCCGCAATCCGATTGGAAATTTGGCAGTGTCCTAATTAGTTTTGCCTCGCACAAACACAGCAATCCGACTGAATATTTGACAATGATCTAATTCGTACTGAGTCACGTAAACGCCGTAATCCaattgcccgattcagattaagacaatattctgattccccaaattccgattcccatcCCTGGAATATGTCTGTTTaaatcggaaatttgttgcatgtaaacaccttattcagaaaatccactgaaaggagatatatgcacatgctcagtcaGCAAGGAATTATGGTTGCTAACAGATGCtgagctgtaggctaggtatttaggaatggcaactcattcatacttacaacaaccatgtatacaggaatattccgatacctgtatgcatataaacatcgtattcggaatacggctgcaacccgaatagagaccttaaatggaatttgatgtgcatgtaaacgtagccacaGACAGGAACCttagctcaggatcaaacctgggactctggagctgtgaggctgcaaTGGTGTTTAGTGTGCTAAGAGATCCTCATGACCCTAAAAGACACTCTGGAAACTTATgatggttttatttcatttcatttcatttcagtgacTCAGGAGAATTCTTAACTAACAACAAACAGCAtggtaaatttatttatttattaaatttcttaaatctgatttttaCTCTGGGTCAACATGTGAAATAAGAAGCGAAcaaatctgttttgtttgtttggactATATGACATATAATGACACAGATTAAGCTTTCTATCTACAAAGTTTgagactttattattatttggttaaatatttcaaattccttaaaaattgcatttgaattttaattagtGGGCAGCACGATGGCTCAGGGGGTAGCattgctacctcacagctccagggttccccaGTTCAATCATTAGCTCAGGTTatgctctgtgtggagtttttgtGGGTTTCCCACACCCCGGTAGATGGATTCACGACTCTAAATTGctcccttaggtgtgaatgcatgtgtacTCATGTAGTGTCCCACTCAGTGTTTCTGGGAATATTCCTGCATCCACCACAGCCCTGACTAGGAtgaagctgaagatgaatgaattttatttagctAAAAGTTTTACTATCAGAATGTATTCAAATATTAAGTAGCACCGGTTTTTATTTTGCCACAAACAGAATGAACAATAAGCTGGTCTATATATCATAAACATTTGacagtgaaagaaaataaaatcacatgaaGGCAATATAATTTAGTCTTTAACTTAAACAttggtttgtatttatatactatGTATAATGGTTTCTTGttaatgatatttaacatttcttaCTCAATCCAGAACCACGCAGTTAGAATCTCAAATGGCTTCCTATCTACTATATAGGGCatgcatacactatatggccaaaagtttgtggacacctggccatcacacctatatgtgagccttccccaacCAAACatttgccacaaagctggaagcacacagctgtatagaatgtgtttgtaatgCTCTTTGTGGGTGAAGGAGCACAAATCGCACAGAGACgttccaaactctagtggaaagccttcccagaagagtggaggttattagaGCTGCAGATGGGAACTAAATggtgggtgtgatagtcaggtgtccacaaaattttTGGCAAATTTTTTAGCATTGTAGACGCTACGTAGTGTGCGCAATAATTTACAATATGAAGTAACAGTCTGAACAAAGTCTATAAGTCGCATTAGTGCTGCATCATACAtcatttgttaaaaatgattgcAGTATGCATATAATTCATGGTTTCTTACTATTCCCTCTTTAGATACGTTGGCATAAACGCATCTGATATTAACTACTCAGCCGGCCGTTACGACCCTTCAGTGACCCCTCCATTCCCAGTAGGGTTTGAGGGTGTAGGAGAAGTGGTGGCATTGGGTTTAAGCGCCAGTTCCCATTTCGCAGTGGGCGACACAGTGGCATATTTGCACGAAGGTGCATTTGCCGAATACACACTCGTTCCTGCGAAAAAAGTGATTCCGTTAAAGGAGCCGCAGCCGGAAGCGTTAGCAGTGCTTGTGAGTGGAGCAACCGCATTCATCGCCCTGCAGCGTCTCGGGGAAATTAAACAGGGAGAAACAGTGCTGGTGACGGCTGCCGCCGGAGGAACCGGACACTTTGCCGTCCAGTTTGCCAAGATGGCCGGGTGCCACGTGGTAGGCACATGCTCCTCCCGTGAGAAGGTGGAGTTTCTGAAGAGCATCGGCTGCGATCGGCCAATCAACTACAAGGAAGAGGACTTAGCCGCAACACTACGCAGAGAGTATCCTAAAGGTGTGGATGTGGTGTATGAGTCAGTAGGGGGCGCCGTGTTTGACCTGGCCGTTAATAAACTGGCCCAACATGGGCGCCTGCTAGTGGTGGGCTTCATCTCGGGTTATCAGAGCGAGTCAGGCCTGCAGCCTGTCAAAGGAGCCACACTTCCTGCCAAACTCTTGCAGAAATCAGCCAGCGTGAGGGGCTTCTTCCTGCCCCACTTCCTGTCAGAgtacagtgagagtgtgcagaaAGCAATGCAGATGCAAGAGGAAGGGAAGCTATTGTGTGCCATcgatgatggacagatggacaagGGAGGACGATTTGTGGGACTGGAGTCAGTGTACAGAGCAATAGATTATATGTATGCTGGAAAGAACCAAGGCAAAGTGGTGGTGGAAGTTAGTCCTCCTGACATCTGAAGAGGGTGTAAACTGATACATCAtctgtaaaatgacaataacatctgtaaaatatacttttttcaaTGATCATATGTTGTGTCCAAAAGAATAAACACCTCTTACAATGCTATATATCTGGGAAAACGTGAATTATCCAATGACTAATCtatgtttataaataaagagCTTGTAAATGAagtatttgtgttatttttatttcatatttaatatttctagtctgacatttctctctctctctctctctctctctctctctttaatgtCCCTGGTCATATGGTGCAATGACTTGCCCACCAATGAATGTCTGTCAAGGAAAATATTATTAgcctataaaataaataatattaggTTATAATACCAATTTTAATCCTCTATTCCATAGGAATTCCTCTTTTTAGGAATTCTGACATTCATTTTAGTTCACCTGTATAGATTTGTAGTgaatataaaggaaaaaaaaaaaactgatttatcTAATGTGAAGCTTTATGTGCTCGATTGATCATTCCTAATGAACCGTCATGTTCAAGAAGCTGAGAAGGAACATCATGATCATATTTGTACATATGGTTTGGTGGCAcatccctggtttgatcctgagctcactgtttgtgtggagtttcgaACAtttccatgtgggtttcctccaggttctctagtttcctcccacctcccaggaACTTACTGAGAGGTGACTTGACTAcactaaatttcccctaggtgtgaatgagtgtgttaatgtgtgtgtgtggtgcccttagatggactggcgtcccatccagggtgtattcccaccttacaCGCAGCGTTCCCAGGACAGGCTTTGGATCTTCCATAGATTTCGAAATGAATGACTTATTTTGTAGGctgcaaaatgatttttttaataattgcatttgcaattgaattaattaaaaatatttagtatttttatctttatgaGCCTGCCCTTGTATGCTGGtacagactgactgttttttcctattttttttgtgtgtaatatatatatagtttttttttaatgaccctGAGTGAGGTAACAATAACAGTATGTTTTGAAAGCAGAATGGGATATAACAGAAAAATTCATAGTGTAGGCTGTAGAAATCAACATGCATAAAGAATCGATTTATAACCGCATCATAGCACCTTGAAACAAATTTAAAACGATTCATAAGAGACCACAGAGACGCCttagtgtgtaaatatttacacaaaatactACTCATTAGTGCAGAATCAGTGCTGCCAGTTATATAGTTCATTTTATTGCAGATACAGAAATTTCTTTACGTTGATATGATGTTAATATGATGGACGTCATCATTGCATCatcataaatgaaataaatatttcattctttttttcaaatgaaaaacctAAATGTTGggaataagatttttttttttcattgtgttaCAGGTATCCTTTATTTTAGTAACTTTAATTTTCCAGGTTTGAACTTGTTTGTCAGATGTTTTTCATCTCTCAGTCTGGAaagtctgtgtgcgtgtgtgtgtgtgtgtgtgtgtgtgtgtgtctcgacTTGTTGTCGGCTTGTTTCCTGCTGCAGGTGTCACACACTTGCTCAGGTGAGAGTTCAGCAGGTAAAAAGCCTCACGCTCAGTGCActcttacacaaacacactttgaATTGTAACAGTTCACAGACACTGAAACTATATTCTCATATACAGTACGTTCGTTTTAGTTTATATTAGCGCtatatttcatttcctgatggATGAGAATACATTAATGCTAAATCTAAACGTACACAAGGCTTCACTAATAGGAAAGGTAATTACTAGTGCACGTGTGGCAGCTGTGTGTGCCCTCCACCCTCCCAACGCTCCTGGCTACCCAGAGACCACACAGGCCATTATTACCTCTTTTTAAACGCCTGCTGTGTTACAAATTGTAATTTGCTCCACATTAGCTTTACTGCTGATCCTTGCTTTACTGCTGAAAATCCAACCTTATTCAGTGCGCCTTGTCTCTTTCCttacatctgtctatctatgtatctatcttaCATCGGAGTTTTTCTCTGACAAATATTTTTGGTAGATGCCAACCACAAAAAGCAAATCGTAATCAGTAATTGGACGAAAGACCAGGAGATAGTTTTCcgatcttttttttaactgtccagtttctgtccagtttcagtggaacctgatgtggtcttccgctgttgtagcccatccgcctcaagcttcgatgtgttgtgcattctgagatgcttttctgctcaccacggatgtaaagagtggttattttagttactgtagccttcctgtcagctcaaaccagtctgggcattctcctctgatttctctcaacaacaaggcatttccgcccacagaactgccgatcactggatgttttttttgtttgttttttttgcaccgttctgtgtaaactatagagactgttgCATGTGAAAATCCCCGGAGATCAGTATATTCTGTAATACTCACCCCAGcacgtctggcaccaacacccacgccacagttaaagtcaccgagatcacatttattcctcattttgttgtttgtagtatagattaactgaagctcttgacctgtatatatatgattttatgaattgcgctgctgccacatgattggctaattggataattacaAGAATAAGTGGCCGGTGAGCGTATATAACAACTTCACATGAAGTAGCTGACGTCGTATAATAGCTTGCACGTTTCATGCAGCTGAATACTTTCCCAGACtctgtttttgatgtttttagGGAATTTCACCTCTTCACCGTCTCCATCAGCTCCTCATTAAGAGTCTGGATCTGGATAGCTGTGAAGCTGTGAAGCTGCTCCACCCTGTGACAATGCCTAATGTTAAAAGCAAGATAtagttaatataaaaaatataaaaaattatataaaaaattggAATTGGAAAATTAAttcatgataaaataaaaagaaaaatattcaaaccCCTTGGAGACAAAGACATCATGGCAGGACCTGTAATCGCACGAGTACACACAAAGAGGAAATTTGTAATGCGCaattcagtatcagtatcaatctcagtattctttattattatatttagtattttttaatagaATAATCCATGACaggttaatatttttatatgcacAGGTCACTGCGTTTAAAAGCTGAAACACCACAGTGTGTTAATGAAGTCGttactgtgtgtctctctgtaattagcagtgtgtgtgtgtgtgtgtgtttgtgtctctgtgggTTTCACAGGACGCTCACATTACCGCACCTTCACACACCAattaatgttacagcagctcCACACGCCAAGcagcacacacccacacacatttaATTGGCCTTCGGTTTCGGTACACAGTAGGGATATGTTCATAGCACATATCCCATAATGCATTGCGGCAAGAACTCTGAGTTAAGtaatttacattaaacacagctgtgctgatgGATTTTCTCGACATTATCTCACTATAGTGTTGGTGAAATATGATTTGAAATATCTGATTTTAGGAAAAAGAGACAAACCTGTAAAGTAACCCAGTTgggttgttttgtgttgttttattcctaatgtCATATCAGTGATCTTTTAGCCATTTACACTTAGCTCAACACAAGGGGCGGGGCTTTGACATTTTGACAGGCATTCAGGTAAAATCATAGATGTGCATATTAGTTTTGCTGTGACGtggcatgagcagcagtttgaataGATGCTGTGGCTCGGAGGACGACTTCATGCTAGTCTTCACCCTTGTCGGTTGGTAGCTGTGTGATAGAGGAGAGCGagctgatgggtgggaattagcaAGAGACCAATTTGGGTGAAAAACAGTTTGTGAGAACACTCTGAGACAGGGTGTAATAAGTTCCATATCAGAAAATACAGAGTTCCAAGATGTCATAATGAAAGCAATAGTCTATTCTAGTCTAGCCTCAGACTTTCCGCCCACGTGCCACAGAGAGTCTGATATGttttatacacttttctggctataagcttcaggatcttgaaggCTACAATATGACTAACTCTTTGAACTTGCGTGTGTACACACTGTGTTACTGCTCCTCTGTGTGCTAATTTCCAGCAGGGAAACAAACACCCCAACACAATGAGCTTTTTGGAGGAAGACATATTTGCTGGATTAAAAAATTGAACAGAATGccattttaaaagttattacaaAGTTTTTTTGTGTGAGTAAATGAGATAATCTCACGTATTTTTAGATGGACTGTGGAAAAAGTGGCTGGTCATCTGCCATGTTAGTCAGATTGCTTCTTGCTGTGAAAGTAGGCGGTTCTTTTATTGATGAAAAGAACCAGACTGGCTTGTGAGACTAATATTAGGCCAACGTAGTGTGAACTCCAGCAAGAGAAAAGACTATCGGGAAACTATGGGTTCATCACAGACAAGAAGATAAGGAactacatttttacagtttacagtgtgtgtgtgtgtgtgtgtgtgtgtgtgtgtgtgtgcgtgtgtgtgtgcgtgtgcgcgtgcgtgcgtgtgtgtgtgtataatggtTAAAGGTGGGCAGGAAGCAGAAGGAGGCAGAGTATGACATGTGTCAGATCTCAGAAGGGGgagctttctctgtctccctctctctctttctctctctctctctttctctctctctctcacacacactcacacacacacagtaatgaaaCCAGTCTTTAATTTCACCTTGCTGTCACAGtttctcctttttccttttttcctccaaCTTGAGAGTTTTTAAAGGTCATATGACCAAGCAAggtcaacaaacaaacaaacaaacaaaaatcaggACGTGGAAAaagtatgtgcgtgtgtgtgtgtgtgtgtgtgtgtgtgtgtgcacttctcATCTTGTCTTGTCCTCTCCCCCCTACTGACAGAGGCACCTCCTTCTgagccacacacaaacacacagaaattcGTTCTTCCActgaaaagaaatgatttacataaaaatactgACTTGCTCTGCACTggtaattattatattatttatatattattagtgTGATGGTGTCACTGTTGAACTTTAACCTCTAAATAAAGTgtagtcttaaaaaaaaaattaaagtttgaaGGAGAAACACTTGtcattgctatttttttttcagcccgTGACATTGGACACAAGCTGTGTTTGTCCTGCAGCTTAGCTCTCACACACTTCTTACAAAATCTCAACTTTTAATTAGAGTAACTGCGGAGATTAAGTTagactgattttttaaatgtatttgataCTATATTTCTTTccaaatttccccttggggatcaataaaggacatctatctatctatccatccatccatccatgtatAGGTATAGGTTCCAGGCTCCCCGGCGACCCtctgtaggataagcagtacggAAAATGGATTGAAATACTATTAATGTAGGTTACAGTATCCAAACGATGTAGCCTCACTGGtccagagagtgagacaggtgtatTAAGACAGTGAGATGGCTGATGTAGGTTTGTAACTCCTTCTCATTAGTAAGTGTTCACCTCGTTAAATTAACACACACCAGTGAAGATACTgtctccagagagagagagagagagagagaggcagaataCTTAATGTGTCAAGTGAACAGGGTTTTGGCTTTAGTGGTTCAAGATTTAACCCTAGCCCTAAAATGAGCAAGtctttaaacactgtacatatgtataaaattaggcagacagagacagagatatagAGCGAGAGCAACTTGgactgagaaagacagaaaaaagaaagaacggATGGAGAGGGTGAGTGTGAATGTAATGCTGCAATGAAGGGGGTCTTCATTGGAAGTATGAATATTCATGATTTATGCTAACGAGGAGTGTCTCACTGCACCAGTTGGCTCTCACAGGGACATTACTGTAATGACTTCATTAATTAGAACTGTGTCTCTGAGAGGCTAATTGAGAAGGTGAAACCCTGAACACACCC
The genomic region above belongs to Pangasianodon hypophthalmus isolate fPanHyp1 chromosome 21, fPanHyp1.pri, whole genome shotgun sequence and contains:
- the LOC113543019 gene encoding prostaglandin reductase-3, whose translation is MSVSVMCKSGLGCRRAFQTFQKRFIIDMSYSHHFMDYKRSSIPSSMKKMMVTKRSPNFRQAVSVQTVPVPTPSDRELLIRNRYVGINASDINYSAGRYDPSVTPPFPVGFEGVGEVVALGLSASSHFAVGDTVAYLHEGAFAEYTLVPAKKVIPLKEPQPEALAVLVSGATAFIALQRLGEIKQGETVLVTAAAGGTGHFAVQFAKMAGCHVVGTCSSREKVEFLKSIGCDRPINYKEEDLAATLRREYPKGVDVVYESVGGAVFDLAVNKLAQHGRLLVVGFISGYQSESGLQPVKGATLPAKLLQKSASVRGFFLPHFLSEYSESVQKAMQMQEEGKLLCAIDDGQMDKGGRFVGLESVYRAIDYMYAGKNQGKVVVEVSPPDI